A stretch of Suncus etruscus isolate mSunEtr1 chromosome 9, mSunEtr1.pri.cur, whole genome shotgun sequence DNA encodes these proteins:
- the SYVN1 gene encoding E3 ubiquitin-protein ligase synoviolin, which yields MFRTAVMMAASMALTGAVVAHAYYLKHQFYPTVVYLTKSSPSMAVLYIQAFVLVFLLGKVMGKVFFGQLRAAEMEHLLERSWYAVTETCLAFTVFRDDFSPRFVALFTLLLFLKCFHWLAEDRVDFMERSPNISCLFHFRILSLMCLLGVLDFFFVSHAYHSILTRGASVQLVFGFEYAILMTMVLTIFIKYVLHSVDLQSGNPWDNKAVYMLYTELFTGFIKVLLYMAFMTIMIKVHTFPLFAIRPMYLAMRQFKKAVTDAIMSRRAIRNMNTLYPDATPEDLQAMDNVCIICREEMVTGAKRLPCNHIFHTSCLRSWFQRQQTCPTCRMDVLRASLPSQSPPPPEPAEQGPPPAAHPPPLLPQPPNFPHGLLPPFPPGMFPLWPPMAPFPPVPPPPSSGEAAAPPSTGAGTLSRPPSASASPPGPEASATAAATAGFPFPPPWMSMPLPPPFAFPPMPVPPAGFAGLTPEELRALEGHERQHLEARLQSLRNIHTLLDAAMLQINQYLTVLASLGPPQPAASVPPAEEPAPTAVPAAASTSTPSTEVATSPPGASPSPSTAEAEKPPAPETVGATEGATAGATAVATEEQLEDGEPDAAELRRRRLQKLESPVAH from the exons ATGTTCCGCACCGCCGTGATGATGGCGGCCAGCATGGCACTGACCGGGGCCGTGGTGGCTCATGCCTACTACCTCAAGCACCAGTTCTACCCCACCGTGGTCTACCTGACCAAGTCCAGCCCCAGCATGGCC GTCCTGTACATCCAGGCCTTCGTGCTGGTCTTCCTCCTGGGCAAGGTGATGGGAAAGGTGTTCTTTGGGCAACTGCGGGCGGCAGAGATGGAG CACCTTCTGGAACGTTCCTGGTATGCTGTCACCGAGACATGTTTGGCCTTTACTGTTTTTCGGGACGACTTCAGTCCCCGCTTCGTGGCCCTCTtcaccctcctcctcttcctcaagtGTTTCCACTGGCTGGCTGAGGACCGCGTGGACTTT ATGGAACGAAGCCCCAACATCTCCTGTCTCTTTCACTTCCGCATCCTGT CCCTTATGTGCCTGCTGGGTGTCCTGGACTTCTTCTTCGTCAGCCATGCCTATCACAGCATCCTGACCCGGGGGGCCTCTGTACAGCTGGTGTTTGGCTTCGAG TACGCCATCCTGATGACCATGGTCCTCACAATCTTCATCAAATACGTGCTGCACTCGGTGGACCTGCAGAGCGGCAACCCCTGGGACAACAAGGCCGTTTACATGCTGTACACGGAGTTGTTCACAG GCTTCATCAAGGTTCTGCTGTACATGGCCTTCATGACCATCATGATCAAGGTGCACACCTTCCCGCTCTTCGCCATCCGGCCCATGTACCTGGCCATGAG GCAGTTCAAGAAAGCTGTGACAGATGCCATCATGTCACGCCGGGCCATTCGCAACATGAACACACT GTATCCCGACGCCACCCCAGAGGACCTGCAGGCTATGGACAATGTCTGCATCATCTGTCGGGAGGAAATGGTGACGGGGGCCAAGAGGCTGCCCTGCAACCACATCTTCCACACCAG CTGCCTGCGCTCCTGGTTCCAGCGGCAGCAGACCTGCCCTACCTGCCGCATGGATGTTCTGCGGGCCTCGCTGCCCTCGCAGTCGCCACCGCCCCCCGAGCCTGCAGAGCAGGGACCACCCCCTGCTGCTCATCCCCCGCCCCTCCTGCCCCAGCCCCCCAATT TTCCCCACGGCCTTCTGCCTCCCTTCCCTCCAGGGATGTTCCCACTGTGGCCCCCCATGGCTCCTTTCCCTCCTGTCCCACCTCCCCCCAGCTCGGGAGAGGCCGCAGCCCCTCCGTCCACCGGTGCAG GAACGCTCTCTCGGCCTCCCAGTGCATCTGCTTCTCCCCCTGGCCCCGAGGCCAGCGCCACCGCTGCGGCCACCGCCGGGTTCCCCTTCCCCCCGCCCTGGATGAGCATGCCCCTGCCACCACCTTTCG CCTTCCCACCAATGCCGGTGCCCCCCGCTGGCTTCGCTGGGCTGACCCCGGAGGAGCTGCGGGCCCTAGAGGGCCACGAGCGACAGCACCTGGAGGCGCGTCTGCAGAGCCTGCGCAACATCCACACGCTGCTGGACGCCGCCATGCTGCAGATCAACCAGTACCTCACTGTGCTCGCCTCCCTGGG GCCCCCCCAGCCTGCCGCCTCCGTCCCCCCGGCTGAGGAACCTGCCCCCACAGCGGTCCCAGCTGCCGCCTCCACCAGCACCCCCAGCACAGAGGTTGCCACCTCACCCCCAGGAGCATCCCCGTCCCCGTCCACCGCAGAGGCCGAAAAGCCCCCAG CCCCTGAGACAGTGGGCGCCACCGAGGGTGCCACCGCGGGTGCCACCGCAGTCGCCACAGAGGAGCAGCTGGAGGACGGTGAGCCGGATGCCGCCGAATTGCGCCGCCGCCGCCTGCAGAAGCTTGAGTCACCGGTCGCCCACTGA
- the MRPL49 gene encoding 39S ribosomal protein L49, mitochondrial encodes MAAAVLQAALRGWKTGLLPGCGLRPLSQMQGPPSYPGFVESVDEYQFVERLIPPTSIPKPAKHDCYPTASGWQPPRDPPPNLPYFVRRSRMHNIPVYTDITHGNREMTVIRKVEGDIWALKKDVEEFLLPQLGKKPITQVNEVTGTLRVKGYFDTQLKAWLLEKGF; translated from the exons ATGGCGGCCGCCGTGCTCCAAGCTGCGCTGCGAGGGTGGAAAACAGGCCTCCTGCCGGGCTGCGGGTTACGGCCGCTG AGCCAGATGCAGGGGCCTCCTAGTTACCCTGGTTTCGTGGAGTCTGTGGATGAATATCAATTTGTGGAACGCCTGATCCCCCCCACCAGCATCCCAAAGCCCGCCAAGCATGACTGCTATCCAACTGCTAGTGGCTGGCAGCCCCCCAGAG ACCCACCCCCCAACCTGCCCTACTTTGTGAGGCGCTCTCGAATGCATAACATCCCTGTCTACACGGACATCACACATGGCAACCGAGAGATGACAGTGATCCGGAAGGTGGAGGGGGACATTTGG GCCCTGAAGAAGGACGTGGAGGAGTTTCTGCTCCCCCAGCTGGGCAAGAAGCCGATCACTCAGGTCAATGAGGTGACAGGCACCCTGCGGGTCAAAGGCTACTTTGACACACAGCTCAAAGCCTGGCTGCTGGAGAAAGGCTTCTGA
- the FAU gene encoding FAU ubiquitin-like and ribosomal protein S30 gives MQLFVRAQELHTLEVTGEETVAQIKDHVALLEGIAPEDQVLLLAGTPLEDEAILGQCGVEALTTLEVAGRMLGGKVHGSLARAGKVRGQTPKVAKQEKKKKKTGRAKRRMQYNRRFVNVVPTFGKKKGPNANS, from the exons ATGCAGCTCTTTGTCCGCGCTCAGGAGCTCCACACCCTCGAGGTGACTGGTGAGGAGACTGTCGCCCAGATCAAG GATCATGTGGCTTTGCTGGAGGGCATCGCCCCCGAAGATCAAGTCCTCCTTCTGGCCGGCACACCCCTGGAGGATGAGGCCATCCTCGGCCAGTGTGGGGTGGAGGCGCTGACAACTCTGGAAGTCGCAGGCCGAATGCTGGGAG GGAAAGTCCACGGCTCTCTGGCCCGTGCAGGGAAAGTGAGAGGCCAGACTCCCAAG GTGGCCAAacaggagaagaagaagaagaagactggCCGGGCCAAGCGACGGATGCAGTACAACCGGCGCTTTGTCAATGTGGTGCCCACTTTTGGCAAGAAGAAGGGGCCTAATGCCAATTCCTAA